A stretch of the Mustela nigripes isolate SB6536 chromosome X, MUSNIG.SB6536, whole genome shotgun sequence genome encodes the following:
- the LOC132006799 gene encoding large ribosomal subunit protein uL23-like — MKMASKAKKEAPAPPKAETKAEALKAKKAVLKGVHSHKKKKIRTSPTFRRPKTLRLRRQPKYPRKSAPRRNKLDHYAIIKFPLTTESAMKKIEDNTLVFIVDVKANKHQIKQAVKKLYDIDVAKVNTLIRPDGEKKAYIRLAPDYDALDVANKIGII; from the coding sequence ATGAAGATGGCGTcgaaagctaagaaggaagcccctgcccctcccaaagccgaaaccaaagcagaggctttgaaagccaagaaagcggtgctgaaaggcgtccacagtcacaaaaaaaagaagatccgcaCATCACCTACGTTCCGACGACCCAAGACTCTGCGTCTCCGAAGGCAACCCAAATACCCTCGAAAGAgcgcccccaggagaaacaagcttgaccattatgccatcatcaagttccccctgactactgagtcagccatgaagaaaatagaagacaacacacttgtgttcattgtggatgtcaaggccaacaagcaccagatcaaacaggctgtgaagaagctctatgacattgatgtagccaaggtcaacaccttaatcaggcctgatggagagaagaaggcatacaTTCGGCTGGCtcctgactatgatgctttggatgttgccaacaaaattgggatcatctaa